The following proteins come from a genomic window of Diorhabda carinulata isolate Delta chromosome X, icDioCari1.1, whole genome shotgun sequence:
- the LOC130901515 gene encoding putative protein FAM10A4, protein MSCPISKEAVDKLKQFISICKTTPDIIHIPELSFFKDYLESLGAKLPESKKMPSSSGVKAEPAEVHDEPIEDEAIASDPESVLEFDMTGCVEPDKLDDDQKMGDPTKEITEEMSDKADELRIQAMSQLSEGNTEKAIELFTEAIQNNPSSALLFAKRGQAYLKLTRPNACIRDCTRALELNCDSAPAYKFRGRAYRLLGEWELAAKDLRQACNIDFDEQTDEWLKEVTPNAKRIEEHLLKKERRKKDKEERERLDRIRKAREAHAKAAAKEEKEETSEAGDGGDFYKLLQDPEIMAAFQDPEVAAAFKDISMNPGNFMKYQSNPKVMNLVSKLSSKISGSGMNFPGFSGAGFPGAGFPGAGGAGFPGFPGGFPGAGTGTTPKPDHVQPDDDNLD, encoded by the exons ATGAGTTGTCCAATAAGTAAAGAAGCTGTTgacaaattgaaacaatttatcTCTATCTGTAAAACAACTCCTGACATAATTCATATTCCGGAACTAAGTTTTTTCAAAGATTATTTGGAATCATTAGGAGCCAAACTTCCGGAATCAAAAAAGATGCCTTCATCTTCTGGAGTTAAAGCGGAACCGGCAGAAGTTCATGATGAACCTATAGAAGACGAAGCGATTGCGTCAGATCCTGAATCTGTGTTAGAATTTGATATGACTGGTTGTGTAGAACCAGACAAATTGGATGATGATCAGAAAATGGGAGATCCTACTAAAGAAATAACCGAAGAAATGTCCGATAAGGCGGATGAATTAAGAATTCAAGCGATGTCTCAATTATCTgaag GTAATACAGAAAAAGCCATAGAGTTGTTTACTGAAGCTATACAAAATAATCCAAGCAGTGCTTTACTATTTGCAAAACGAGGTCAAgcatatttaaaattaactagACCAAACGCTTGTATTAGAGATTGTACAAGAGCCTTAGAATTAAATTGCGATTCAGCTCCAGCATATAAATTCAGGGGAAGAGCTTATAGATTATTAGGTGAATGGGAGCTTGCTGCTAAAGACTTGAGACAGGCCTGTAACATTGACTTTGATGAACAAACAGATGAATGGTTGAAAGAAGTCACACCAAACGCTAAGAGAATTGaagaacatttattaaaaaaagagcgaagaaagaaagataaagaagaaagaGAAAGACTTGATAGAATAAGAAAAGCTAGAGAAGCTCATGCTAAGGCTGCAGCtaaagaagaaaaggaagaaacTAGTGAAGCCGGTGATGGTGGAGActtttacaaattattacaaGATCCTGAAATAATGGCAGCATTTCAA GATCCAGAAGTTGCAGCTGCTTTCAAAGATATTTCTATGAATCCAGggaattttatgaaataccAGTCTAATCCCAAAGTTATGAATCTGGTTTCAAAACTTTCAAGCAAAATTTCTGGATCTGGAATGAATTTTCCGGGTTTTTCCGGAGCTGGTTTCCCTGGCGCTGGTTTTCCTGGAGCTGGAGGTGCTGGTTTTCCAGGTTTTCCTGGTGGTTTTCCAGGTGCTGGTACAGGAACAACGCCAAAACCAGACCATGTACAACCCGATGATGATAATTtagattaa